A window from Falco naumanni isolate bFalNau1 chromosome 3, bFalNau1.pat, whole genome shotgun sequence encodes these proteins:
- the ELOA gene encoding elongin-A isoform X2, which yields MNTNNQCLTKETGVGKTVNSLRKHELVGDFAKNLVARWKKLVPVSQEADRNNLDSEDRDYERNSASKRHQEPSLREDEEPDQEYSEPFQPSCSQPYSPDHREKKSKRYPRPERAHETYGYSSHEGKGWGRSSPVLSSDQEYSDCGQAVSPEPSESPQDMYTDPYASEEQEEPTVFHRKASKGHSFQEKLGAGQERNPGEFYDKGNTSRSKEHKSSHKKQRLDGRVEDRTSAFSPERLHKTSCKEQLREAPMAGGSKEKQKMSDGTKKEKNRESGTSKKEKLHTMPHLEEPSLDNHVKKQKHRDSEKGKLEKPKVTLETPNTDREKRKAESDSSNRIKEKGISGSLKSSEGKRKVSDVDKKSMGFSSNFGEGEVEDEFEQPTMSFESYLSYDQPQKKKKKAVKPSVSAGEKDRGHSKQNGSKPSTNSSSTSRKSPSHKRTSEKKAEKKLPESPKPKRIILDVVPTLPDIPLPPIQANYRPLPSVESITCTQTKRKALSSPIEESEAGFTGRRLNSKMQVYSGSKTAYLPKMMSLYQQCIRVLSNNIDSIYEVGGVPFSVLEPVLERCTPEQLYRIEECNHVLIEDTDQLWHNHCLRDFKNEKPEEFESWREMYLRLHDAREQRLLMLARNIGSAHANKPKGRVAKMAFVNSAAKPPRDVRRRQEKFGTGGPLLPEKTKIKPVLYTSSKSHTRVSEEQSYDGPSTSSAHSVPSSASTFSSYDPRKPPVKKIAPMMAKTIKAFKNRFSRR from the exons AAACAACCTGGATTCTGAAGACCGCGACTACGAGAGGAACAGTGCAAGCAAAAGACATCAAGAACCATCCCTCAGAGAGGATGAGGAACCTGACCAGGAGTATTCAGAACCCTTCCAGCCATCTTGCAGCCAGCCCTATAGCCCAGATCATAGGGAAAAGAAGTCTAAAAGGTATCCTAGGCCTGAGAGAGCCCATGAGACTTATGGCTATAGCAGCCACGAGGGGAAGGGTTGGGGCAGATCTTCCCCAGTGCTCTCTTCAGATCAGGAGTACTCAGACTGTGGACAAGCTGTGTCACCTGAGCCAAGTGAGAGCCCTCAGGATATGTACACAGACCCTTATGCCtctgaggagcaggaggaacCAACAGTATTTCATCGGAAAGCCAGTAAAGGCCACAGCTTTCAGGAGAAGCTGGGAGCAGGCCAGGAGAGGAACCCTGGTGAGTTTTATGACAAAGGGAACACGAGTCGAAGCAAAGAGCACAAGTCTTCTCACAAGAAGCAGCGACTTGATGGCAGAGTGGAGGACAGGACCTCTGCCTTCAGCCCAGAAAGATTGCACAAGACCTCTTGTAAAGAGCAGCTCCGAGAAGcccccatggcagggggcagcaaggagaagcagaagatgTCCGATGGTACCAAGAAGGAGAAGAACCGAGAAAGTGGCACCTCCAAAAAGGAGAAGTTGCACACAATGCCGCACTTGGAAGAGCCGTCTTTGGACAACCATGTTAAGAAGCAAAAACATCGGGACTCTGAAAAAGGCAAATTGGAAAAGCCCAAGGTGACCCTGGAGACCCCTAACACAGACCGGGAGAAACGGAAAGCTGAGAGTGACTCGTCAAATAGGATCAAAGAAAAGGGGATTTCTGGGAGCTTAAAGTCTTCGGAGGGGAAGCGCAAAGTCTCAGATGTGGACAAAAAATCAATGGGCTTTTCCTCAaattttggggagggggaagtggAGGATGAATTTGAACAACCTACAATGTCCTTTGAGTCATATCTCAGCTATGACCAgccccagaaaaagaaaaagaaagcagtcaAACCCTCTGTATCAGCTGGGGAGAAAGACCGAGGGCACAGCAAACAGAATGGATCCAAACCCAGTACCAACAGCTCAAGCACGAGTCGGAAAAGTCCAAGTCACAAGCGAACAAGtgagaaaaaggcagagaagaaactACCAGAGTCTCCTAAACCAAAGAGG ATAATTTTAGATGTGGTACCGACGTTACCAGACATCCCACTGCCCCCGATCCAGGCCAATTACCGCCCTCTTCCTTCAGTGGAGTCCATTACCTGCACCCAGACAAAAAGGAAAG CACTGTCCTCGCCAATTGAAGAGAGTGAAGCAGGTTTTACAGGCCGCCGTTTGAATTCAAAGATGCAGGTGTATTCAGGCTCTAAAACTGCCTACCTCCCAAAGATGATGTCTCTGTATCAGCAATGTATCAGAGTCCTCAGTAACAACATTGACT CAATCTATGAAGTGGGTGGTGTCCCCTTCTCAGTGCTGGAGCCAGTATTGGAGAGATGTACCCCGGAGCAACTGTACCGCATTGAGGAATGTAATCAT GTCCTCATTGAGGATACGGATCAACTGTGGCACAATCACTGTCTCCGAGACTTCAAGAATGAGAAGCCAGAAGAGTTTGAGTCCTGGCGGGAGATGTACCTTCGACTTCACGATGCGCGAGAGCAGCGGCTGCTCATGTTAGCGCGGAACATCGGCTCAGCTCATGCCAACAAACCCAAAG GTAGAGTGGCCAAAATGGCGTTTGTGAACTCTGCAGCAAAGCCCCCTCGGGATGTACGAAGGAGACAAGAGAAGTTTGGAACTGGAGGACCTCTTCTGCCAGAGAAGACCAA AATAAAACCAGTCCTGTACACATCTAGCAAAAGCCACACTCGTGTGAGTGAGGAGCAGTCCTATGATGggcccagcaccagcagtgcTCATTCTGTTCCGTCTTCAGCTAGCACCTTCTCCTCCTATGACCCCAGGAAACCACCAGTGAAGA AAATTGCACCCATGATGGCAAAGACTATCAAAGCTTTCAAAAACAGATTCTCTCGGAGATAA
- the PITHD1 gene encoding PITH domain-containing protein 1, whose product MAHGHGRCCCCGEAAAGGERGAAWGLYLRIDRQRLQCLNERREGSGALVFRAWEERGNRAQFVESDDDEELLFNIPFTGNVKLKGVIVMGEDDGTHPAEMRLFRNIPHMSFDDTAREPEQTFSLNRDPMGELEYPTKIARFSNVYHLSIHFPKNFGAETTKIFYIGLKGEWTEAHRHEVTICNYEASANPADHKLEQITPQTHFIS is encoded by the exons ATGGCGCACGGTCACggtcgctgctgctgctgcggggaggcggcggccggcggggagcggggcgcggcCTGGGGCCTCTACCTCCGCATCGACCGGCAGCGGCTGCAGTGCCTCAACGAGCGCCGCGAGGGCAGCGGCGCCCTCGTCTTCCGCGCCTGGGAGGAGCGCGGCAACCGCGCCCAg TTCGTAGAAAGCGACGATGATGAGGAGCTTCTGTTTAACATCCC GTTTACAGGCAACGTGAAATTAAAAGGAGTAATTGTGATGGGTGAAGATGACGGTACACATCCAGCAGAGATGAGACT GTTCAGGAATATTCCTCACATGTCATTTGATGACACAGCCAGGGAACCAGAGCAGACATTCAGCCTAAACCGGGATCCGATGGGCGAGCTGGAGTACCCCACCAA aattgcCCGTTTCTCTAATGTTTACCACCTCTCCATCCACTTTCCGAAGAACTTTGGAGCGGAGACAACAAAGATTTTTTATATAGGCCTGAAAGGGGAGTGGACAGAG GCTCATCGCCACGAAGTCACCATCTGCAATTACGAAGCATCAGCAAACCCAGCTGATCACAAGTTGGAACAAATCACCCCACAGACTCACTTCATCTCCTAA